In Maribacter dokdonensis DSW-8, the DNA window CTTTCAATATCTAACTTGTTCTTGTCCGTTGAAATGGTATAATCATTTTTATGTACTTCTCTAATTTTCATTTTACTGTATTCATTTTATTTTGATTGATGCAAAGCTAAATTTGAACATTTCGTTTACACGCAATTTTAAATTTAACTACCGTATAAATATACATAGTTATTGGTGTTAAAACCCTAATTCCGTATTGTTTATAGGTTTTGTTGTCGCAGGTTTTATTATTGCGATTCAATGTCATCTTCTGTATTAAATTCTCCATCAGAACCAGCAGAGGTGATTAAAAACGTTTTTACGTTTTCCGAAATCGTAAATTCATATTCTCGGTTCCAAGCGTCTTTTTTCCAACTTTGTCTTACAGGACTATTTCCAATTAACTCATTAAGGTTTGATGGGTATCGTCCGAACTTTTGGTTCCAATTTTCCATTCTGTCACTCATTTCAGAGATTTCTTTCACAGTTCTTTCAGGAAAAACAGATGTTCTTTGATAAGTAAAAAACAGAATAAAGATTAAACTCCCAATGACTAAAACAGAAATGAAAATTAATGCACTTGGTTGCAAAAAATATTTTTGAATAGGTCTTTTAGTACCATCTTCTTTTTCTTTTTTACTTATTCGTTTCCGATGTTTATAATCCTCACGGATTAGTCCAAATTCTGCTAAAGTCGAAAGTATTAATTCAAGCATTTAGTTGGTTTTGGTAAATGTGCTACAACAGACTTATTTATAAAGCAAAGCGTACAAAAAGACACTAATATTTCAGATTAAAACAGAGCCGAATTTTTACATTTTGTTTTTAATTTTCTCTTTTTAAAAGCCAAATTAAAAATTTGGCGGACTTTCTAATACACACAAACCTTTTGGATAAACATTTATTAGCTATGTTTTATACACCGTGTTGTGCAACGATTTTATTCAGTTTGTTTATTCCGATAATTTCTGTCAGTTTATTTATACCGCTTTTTGATATAATTCTAAACCCTAATTCCATAAAAATATATCTCATTACTAAAACTGTCATAATAAGATGAAATATTACTTCGAATTCTTTTTGGATTATAGCAGTGATTATGCCAGAAAGAGCAAACAACAATATCGCAATAAAAATGATTTTAAAAATTCGACCAGTACGAATTTCTAATGTCCCTTTTTTATTTTCCAATTTCCCTTTTAGAATACAAATTTCTCCAATTAACTTTTTTGAAAGTTTCACTTCAAATTCATTCTTCTCAATTATACCGATGAATGTCTGACTATTCCAGTCTGTAACAAACTGTTCTTTGGATAGAGTTTGATTTTTTAATTCCGAAATACCTACAAAGTAGTCATTGTTTAATTCTATTGAGTAGACATTTTCAGGAAACATTTTCATTAAGTTCAGATTTTTCTTAAATGTTGCACAACGGTTCGGTTTAGCGTAGTGCGGAGGCAAGGAAACTTTTCGTTTCCTTCTGCGCACGAAGCTAAAGCTTTTGGTTTTGCTTTTTCTTTTTTTGTCCAAAGCTAAATTCCAAAGATTTAGCGACTTCATAAATATACAAAGACCTTTCAATTTTGCGCTAAAGTCCGCATGATCTTTAGGTTTTGTTGTGTTTAGTTTTTACTTCCCATCCTCTGTGTCCACCTCAAATTCGAAATAATATTTCCTACTTTGTGAGGGTATAATCGAGTCCGTATGTTCAAAACCATAAAAGTCCCAAACGTAACCTCTAAGCTTGTTTTTTCCAGGCTCATAGAATGTTCTTCCAAATACTGCACTATGTCTTTTATCTTTGCTTTCAATCCATTTCTGATTTAGCGAATCAATTTCTAAGTTAGCAAATCCTTCAATGTCAATTTCATATTCGTTTGATAAGTCCTTTTTTAAAAGTTCATCTCCGCCAGACTGCAATACGACAAATATTTGTGAATTTTTATCAGCGAATTCCGAGTCTAGTAATATTGCAACTGCTTTAACGGGCTCATTAATCTTTGACGGTGTTAAAAGTTTAACGACAACCGTTGGGTCATAAGATTTTCTTTTTTTATCCGTTTTCCCGCACCCAATAACAAGAAGAAAAAGAAATAAAATTATGATGTTAATTAAATTTTTCAATGTTTTTTCAAATTAAACACAACGTTAAATATATGGCATTTAGGGCAGAGGACAAGTGATTATTTTCGATTAAGCACTAAGCCAAACTTTTGCATTTTGTTTTAATTTTTCTCTTTAATACCAAATCAAAAGATTTGGCGACTTTGCAAATAAACAACAACCTTTCGATTAAACACTAATCGCCCTATTTGCTATATATCGTGTTAAGCAACGTTTTTACTCGATTATAAATTTCACTTTTACTTTTGAGGAAAACTTCATTTTCTCAAAATCAATAATGATATCTTCTTGTGCACGACTTCCATAAATGCTTGAATATCCTCTGATTTGAACTCCAGCCACTTTTCCTTGCAACTGACTAGTTATCGATTCAGTTTCTAAATCCGAAATGTATATCGCTTTACCAACTTTTTGATTTATAGGTTCGACCATTTTTTCGGCATTCTGTTTTGCTTTCAGAATAGCTTTTGATTTTAGCTTAAGTAATAATTGGTCAGATTTCGAATATTCAGTTTTAGTAATAGATACGTTTGATATTTCTTCACGCTCTAATCCTGCCATTACTTTTCCAACAGTTTGAGCGTCATTTACAATTAGAGAATACATTTTTGTTTTCAGAATTTTTTGTCCACTTAAAAAGTATTTTTTGAATTCACTACTATAATCCAAAAGAGAAAGATTTTTTTCTAGATCGATTTTCAATGAGTTCAGAACTCTCATCATTGAAGCCTCTAATTCCTCAGTTGATTTTCGATTCCGATTGTCGTCTTCGTTTAATATAATTACTAAATGAATTTTGTCAGGTTTCACCAAAGTGTCGATTTCCGCAATCGTTTCTATAAATGGTTGGTCAATAAAGTTTTTGTTTTGTGCAAAAGTTTGAATTGCTAAAAATCCGAAAAGAATAAGTATGATGTTTTTCATTGGTTTAATTTATTTTTTAATCCATTTGTTACATCAAAACTATAATTTCAAGCAGTTTTTTAAAAGTTAGAATGAGTGAATAGTACATTTCAATTAGGTTGCTTGCTTTTTTGCAGGGTTTCACCCAAATGTTGCCTAACGGTCTCGTATAACCGTCAGTTACGGGATTAAAGTTAATGATTTTCGGTTAAGCACTGACGTTAGCAATTCCGAGTGGATTCGGACGTAGTCGAATCCGCCGTAATTGCGGTTAGCATCTATGTAAAAGCAGTAAGTCGAGTATCTTTAAGATGAACTAAAAATCAAAGATATGAACACTCAAATTACTGCTACACCTAAGTTATTCATTGGTATCGACATACACAAACGCAGT includes these proteins:
- a CDS encoding type II secretion system protein GspG, with protein sequence MLELILSTLAEFGLIREDYKHRKRISKKEKEDGTKRPIQKYFLQPSALIFISVLVIGSLIFILFFTYQRTSVFPERTVKEISEMSDRMENWNQKFGRYPSNLNELIGNSPVRQSWKKDAWNREYEFTISENVKTFLITSAGSDGEFNTEDDIESQ
- a CDS encoding SIMPL domain-containing protein (The SIMPL domain is named for its presence in mouse protein SIMPL (signalling molecule that associates with mouse pelle-like kinase). Bacterial member BP26, from Brucella, was shown to assemble into a channel-like structure, while YggE from E. coli has been associated with resistance to oxidative stress.) codes for the protein MKNIILILFGFLAIQTFAQNKNFIDQPFIETIAEIDTLVKPDKIHLVIILNEDDNRNRKSTEELEASMMRVLNSLKIDLEKNLSLLDYSSEFKKYFLSGQKILKTKMYSLIVNDAQTVGKVMAGLEREEISNVSITKTEYSKSDQLLLKLKSKAILKAKQNAEKMVEPINQKVGKAIYISDLETESITSQLQGKVAGVQIRGYSSIYGSRAQEDIIIDFEKMKFSSKVKVKFIIE